One Desulfobulbus oligotrophicus DNA segment encodes these proteins:
- a CDS encoding PilZ domain-containing protein: MTTIGALAFSPEKRRHPRVIFTRSVKVYVKDQLQGRFRARNLSLSGLYLEEACDLPTGEDLRLELYETGCKSSLILTILARTCRKDAGGAGVQFTHMEDDSFMFLQTMVLYSSDDPIGVAEHFLEDFTSKFTPAR, encoded by the coding sequence ATGACAACCATAGGCGCCTTGGCCTTTTCTCCGGAAAAGCGCAGACATCCAAGAGTTATTTTTACCCGTAGCGTTAAAGTTTACGTTAAAGATCAGTTGCAGGGTCGATTCAGAGCACGGAACTTAAGCCTGAGTGGGTTGTATTTAGAAGAAGCCTGTGATCTTCCCACAGGAGAGGATCTCCGTCTGGAACTGTATGAAACCGGCTGCAAATCCAGCTTGATACTCACAATCCTTGCAAGAACATGCAGAAAAGATGCTGGTGGGGCAGGGGTGCAGTTTACCCATATGGAAGACGACAGCTTTATGTTTTTACAAACCATGGTCCTGTATTCCTCAGACGATCCCATTGGTGTGGCTGAACATTTTCTTGAGGATTTTACCTCAAAATTCACTCCAGCTCGGTAA
- a CDS encoding sulfite exporter TauE/SafE family protein encodes MKIEFWGQEFKVNMVVGCIGGFLIAIMSSMFGFGGGPFMVPLMTVALRLPMYLVVGSSLLAIFFNTSISTMRHYQFGNFDLYFFLAMFPAAILGGYLAPQIAKRVSPLVVKRIACIGLLLLALNLLGVY; translated from the coding sequence ATGAAAATAGAATTTTGGGGACAAGAATTTAAAGTAAACATGGTGGTTGGTTGTATCGGCGGTTTTTTAATTGCCATCATGTCCTCGATGTTCGGCTTTGGCGGCGGTCCTTTCATGGTGCCGCTGATGACCGTTGCCTTGCGTCTACCTATGTATCTGGTTGTCGGCAGCTCATTGCTTGCCATCTTTTTCAACACCTCAATCAGCACCATGCGTCATTACCAGTTTGGTAACTTTGACCTCTACTTTTTTCTGGCCATGTTTCCCGCAGCGATTCTGGGCGGTTATTTAGCTCCACAGATTGCCAAGCGGGTCAGTCCACTGGTGGTGAAGCGAATTGCCTGCATTGGACTGCTTTTATTGGCACTTAACCTTTTAGGTGTATATTGA
- a CDS encoding MlaA family lipoprotein, producing MDYLDDESYEPSSVSDPLEPVNRFFFNVNDKVYVWVLEPVSTGYSKVLPSDIRQCVSNFFYNLGEPVRAVNCLLQGRVHDAGRTLGRFVINSICGVFGLADPAAHEFKMSPVYASLGETFSVWGVGDGFYLVVPLLGPSTLRDLTGTVGDGFAMTTHTPWNDDVLTTAAAHGVRSVNYTSLHLGEYEDAKSLSFDPYIAFRNGYFQIRAKQFDHTHQ from the coding sequence GTGGATTATCTTGATGACGAGAGCTATGAACCGTCATCAGTGAGCGACCCTCTTGAACCGGTCAACAGATTCTTTTTTAACGTCAATGACAAGGTGTACGTGTGGGTCCTTGAACCGGTGTCCACCGGATACAGCAAGGTGCTACCCTCAGATATCCGTCAATGTGTCAGTAATTTTTTTTATAACCTGGGCGAGCCGGTCCGGGCTGTAAACTGCCTGTTGCAGGGTCGGGTGCATGATGCCGGCCGAACACTGGGACGATTTGTCATCAACAGTATCTGCGGGGTTTTTGGTCTGGCGGATCCAGCGGCACATGAATTTAAAATGAGCCCGGTGTATGCTTCGCTTGGTGAAACGTTTTCAGTGTGGGGAGTGGGGGATGGTTTTTATCTGGTAGTCCCCCTGCTGGGCCCTTCAACACTCCGGGATCTGACGGGAACTGTAGGTGACGGGTTTGCAATGACAACCCATACTCCCTGGAATGATGATGTTTTAACCACAGCGGCCGCACATGGTGTGCGTTCTGTAAACTATACGTCGCTGCACCTCGGTGAATATGAAGATGCCAAATCATTGAGCTTTGATCCATACATCGCTTTCCGGAACGGTTATTTTCAAATCCGGGCTAAACAGTTTGATCACACCCATCAGTAA
- the mlaD gene encoding outer membrane lipid asymmetry maintenance protein MlaD — MGSARIEILVGSFLIIGFLALGWLALQLGEVPWVTESKSYILNAEFNNISGVKVGADVQIAGVTIGKVRHLKLNEDSLAVVGMQLDRSVTVPVDSVASVKSQGIIGDKIIQITLGGDSELYKPEDTVVDTESAVDLESLISKFAFGQVDK; from the coding sequence ATGGGGAGCGCCCGTATTGAAATATTGGTTGGTAGTTTTTTAATTATCGGCTTTTTGGCTTTAGGATGGTTGGCATTGCAACTTGGGGAAGTGCCGTGGGTGACTGAGTCAAAAAGTTATATTCTCAATGCAGAGTTCAACAACATCTCCGGTGTGAAAGTCGGAGCTGATGTTCAGATAGCAGGGGTAACAATTGGAAAGGTGCGGCATCTTAAGCTGAACGAAGACAGTCTGGCCGTGGTCGGCATGCAGCTTGATCGAAGTGTGACTGTCCCTGTGGACTCGGTGGCTTCAGTAAAATCTCAAGGAATCATAGGTGATAAAATTATTCAGATTACCCTGGGAGGTGATTCAGAACTGTATAAACCTGAAGATACAGTTGTCGATACTGAGTCTGCTGTTGATCTTGAGTCACTCATCTCTAAGTTTGCCTTTGGTCAGGTAGATAAATAA
- a CDS encoding MlaC/ttg2D family ABC transporter substrate-binding protein, whose amino-acid sequence MYISRIKLFIFTVCFLFIAGIFGIQTAASATPDPTEQFRPFIAKVTATLADPDLKTLSKREKSRRVISVVRERFDFREMSKRVIGQYWRDLSPSEQDEFESLFTQLLQYVYVDRIDDYSGQEVEFTQQRIKGQRAEVQTLLVDKQKTIPVAYIMTLRGNEWMAYDVIVEGVSLVRNYMEQFREILRKDGYSGLTDQLRKKIVELEQENKVS is encoded by the coding sequence ATGTATATCAGTCGGATAAAATTGTTTATTTTTACAGTCTGTTTTCTTTTCATTGCCGGTATTTTTGGTATTCAAACTGCTGCGTCTGCCACGCCGGACCCCACTGAACAGTTCCGACCATTTATCGCAAAGGTGACCGCAACACTTGCAGATCCCGATCTCAAGACGTTGTCGAAACGGGAGAAGAGTCGTCGTGTGATCAGTGTTGTCCGGGAACGTTTTGATTTCAGAGAGATGAGTAAGCGAGTCATTGGCCAATATTGGCGAGACTTGTCTCCCAGCGAGCAGGACGAGTTTGAATCGCTGTTCACTCAGCTGTTGCAGTACGTTTATGTGGATAGAATAGACGATTATTCAGGCCAGGAAGTGGAGTTTACTCAACAGCGAATCAAAGGGCAACGTGCAGAAGTGCAAACCCTGCTCGTTGATAAGCAAAAAACGATTCCAGTTGCCTATATAATGACTTTGCGCGGCAATGAATGGATGGCCTATGATGTGATCGTCGAAGGAGTCAGTCTCGTCCGCAACTATATGGAGCAGTTCAGGGAAATTTTACGGAAAGATGGGTATTCGGGTTTAACAGATCAACTTCGGAAAAAAATTGTTGAACTGGAACAGGAGAACAAGGTTTCCTGA
- the rpmF gene encoding 50S ribosomal protein L32 translates to MALPKRRHSHSRTRLRRSHDALIKPGVGLCPECGEPKMRHQLCGGCGMYKGRNVIQFEEDIN, encoded by the coding sequence ATGGCTTTACCAAAACGCAGGCACTCTCATTCACGAACACGGCTTCGACGCTCACACGATGCTTTGATTAAACCGGGTGTTGGTTTGTGTCCGGAGTGTGGTGAACCGAAAATGCGACATCAGTTGTGTGGCGGATGCGGTATGTATAAAGGTCGCAACGTCATTCAGTTTGAGGAAGATATCAACTAG
- a CDS encoding sulfite exporter TauE/SafE family protein yields the protein MKKKTGIMPWLVAAMVMFAGVNVACGVEDTSQASGQSAVLDAPTITIDKAQINNGGTIKVSGQVPAGKPVYLEVYAADHMVRANRFDADPDKETGVRPYKFYITSEMPAYYKIFVSKDLQAKIDEEAKKKNKWSYSELLKSLGAEGAYSVPAKAKIDSYQSTLMASIIGSRGDLLPALDAKENNKRSMQLVKARFRKIDNVFAAVIDLKPDGSYTADINVRKGLAPGQYKIVAVADKNAKSEAVTFENKIDFPNVYLGNAGTSLNIFYPFFLTLVVAIFGVLMGAGGGFIMNPLLLTLFPALPHTIVAGTVTPTVLFSQGSGIYNYSKIKFINWKLGCSIGAAMLLGGFIGPKLTEMITLDQFKFAFGWILIVLAVLMFWQTTPGYLAKNKKEQAILKEFKKRAEEAAQGKK from the coding sequence ATGAAGAAAAAAACAGGAATAATGCCATGGCTTGTTGCGGCAATGGTAATGTTTGCCGGTGTTAACGTCGCCTGCGGCGTCGAAGACACCTCTCAGGCATCCGGACAATCGGCGGTGCTGGATGCACCGACCATAACCATTGACAAAGCACAGATTAATAATGGCGGAACCATTAAGGTCAGTGGTCAGGTACCTGCCGGCAAGCCGGTTTATCTGGAGGTCTATGCTGCCGATCATATGGTGCGGGCCAACCGTTTTGATGCAGATCCGGACAAAGAGACCGGTGTGCGACCTTATAAATTTTATATAACCAGCGAGATGCCTGCGTATTATAAAATTTTTGTATCCAAGGATTTGCAGGCAAAGATCGATGAAGAAGCCAAGAAAAAGAATAAATGGAGTTATTCGGAACTGCTCAAGAGCCTCGGTGCTGAAGGGGCATACTCTGTACCGGCAAAGGCCAAGATCGACAGCTACCAGTCAACCTTGATGGCCAGTATCATCGGTAGCCGCGGTGATCTGCTCCCCGCCCTTGATGCTAAAGAAAATAACAAACGATCCATGCAGCTGGTCAAGGCTCGTTTTCGCAAGATTGACAACGTTTTTGCCGCTGTGATTGATCTTAAGCCGGACGGTTCTTACACAGCTGATATCAACGTTCGTAAAGGATTGGCCCCAGGCCAGTACAAGATTGTCGCAGTGGCTGATAAAAATGCCAAGAGCGAAGCTGTTACCTTTGAGAATAAAATTGATTTTCCCAATGTTTACCTGGGTAACGCCGGAACCAGCCTCAACATTTTTTATCCGTTTTTCTTGACCCTGGTAGTCGCCATCTTTGGCGTTCTTATGGGTGCTGGTGGTGGTTTTATCATGAACCCTCTCCTGCTGACACTTTTTCCGGCCCTGCCGCACACAATTGTTGCCGGTACCGTTACGCCTACTGTTCTTTTCTCACAGGGCAGCGGTATTTATAACTATTCTAAAATAAAATTTATTAACTGGAAACTTGGCTGCAGCATTGGAGCGGCTATGCTTCTCGGTGGATTTATAGGTCCGAAGTTAACTGAAATGATTACTTTGGATCAGTTTAAGTTTGCTTTTGGATGGATCCTTATTGTTCTCGCGGTACTGATGTTCTGGCAGACCACGCCTGGTTATCTGGCAAAGAACAAGAAAGAACAGGCTATCCTTAAAGAATTCAAGAAACGTGCTGAAGAAGCTGCTCAAGGTAAAAAATAA
- a CDS encoding MlaE family ABC transporter permease: MEVNQTHQQPAPLRFLGALGDRTLYVLTDLGRMGIFLFFALVGLLKQPFRFREMIKQLGFIGAGSVTVIFFTALSSGMVLGLQGYYSLHKFGAEGMLGSAVSLTLIMELGPVLTALMVAGRAGSAMCAEIGIMRISEQIDALECMAIDPFRYLISPKFLAALISVPLLTALFDVVGIMGGYLAGVKLMGVNSGSFFSGMEQSVTNHDIRLGVIKSFVFGLLVVWICTGRGYFVQKIRGAGFGAESVSKVTTQAVVLSSIAVLIFDYLLTAILL; encoded by the coding sequence TTGGAAGTCAACCAAACGCATCAGCAGCCGGCCCCGCTTCGCTTCTTGGGAGCCTTGGGCGATCGAACGTTGTACGTGTTGACCGATCTGGGCCGAATGGGTATTTTTTTATTTTTTGCTCTGGTCGGTCTACTGAAGCAACCGTTTCGTTTCAGAGAGATGATCAAGCAGCTCGGTTTTATTGGTGCCGGATCAGTCACAGTTATTTTTTTCACCGCTCTGTCCTCCGGGATGGTGTTGGGTTTACAGGGGTACTATTCACTCCATAAATTCGGGGCTGAGGGTATGCTTGGATCGGCTGTTTCACTCACTCTGATCATGGAACTCGGCCCGGTACTGACAGCGCTGATGGTGGCTGGTCGCGCTGGTTCCGCCATGTGTGCAGAAATAGGTATAATGCGCATATCTGAACAGATTGATGCTTTGGAATGTATGGCCATTGACCCTTTTCGTTACCTTATCTCACCTAAATTTTTAGCTGCTCTTATTTCGGTCCCCCTCCTGACAGCTCTTTTTGATGTCGTCGGCATCATGGGAGGATATTTGGCCGGAGTCAAATTAATGGGTGTTAACAGTGGTTCATTTTTTTCGGGAATGGAACAGAGTGTGACCAACCATGACATACGACTGGGTGTTATAAAATCTTTTGTATTTGGCTTGCTTGTGGTCTGGATCTGTACCGGCCGAGGCTATTTTGTGCAGAAAATCCGCGGGGCTGGTTTCGGTGCGGAAAGTGTGAGCAAGGTCACGACCCAGGCCGTCGTTTTATCCTCTATAGCAGTACTCATTTTTGATTATCTCTTAACAGCAATTTTACTGTGA
- a CDS encoding ABC transporter ATP-binding protein, producing the protein MNTDIREHHESAIRFVDVCKSFDTRSKRHRVLEHASFSIPKGKTTVIAGGSGQGKSVILKLILGLLRPDSGQVLVGNQDVGTMRYKALQEVRMLFGVLFQGGALFDSLTVFENIALPLRERTKLTDDEIYTKVAATLEQLELAGHEDKYPAQLSGGMKKRVGLARALQLDPKIVLFDEPTTGLDPVMTKEIYELFTTTQQHLGYTAVIVSHDIPQIFTLADQIILVNKGELDVFADATQISCSSKPEIREFARMVMGQ; encoded by the coding sequence GTGAATACGGATATTAGAGAGCATCATGAGTCGGCTATCCGATTTGTTGATGTTTGTAAATCTTTTGACACACGGAGTAAACGACATCGTGTGTTAGAGCACGCCAGTTTTTCTATACCCAAAGGAAAAACCACCGTGATTGCGGGAGGAAGCGGCCAGGGGAAAAGTGTTATCCTGAAGTTGATATTAGGGTTGTTGCGACCCGACTCCGGACAGGTTCTGGTGGGCAATCAAGATGTGGGCACCATGAGGTATAAAGCGCTTCAAGAGGTACGCATGCTGTTTGGAGTGTTGTTTCAAGGTGGAGCCCTGTTTGATTCATTGACCGTTTTCGAAAATATTGCCCTGCCGTTACGAGAGCGAACAAAACTGACAGATGATGAAATTTATACCAAGGTGGCGGCTACCCTTGAACAGTTGGAACTGGCTGGGCATGAAGATAAGTACCCGGCTCAGTTAAGCGGGGGGATGAAGAAACGGGTCGGTTTGGCGCGAGCGTTACAACTTGATCCCAAGATTGTGCTTTTCGACGAACCGACGACAGGACTTGATCCTGTGATGACTAAAGAGATCTATGAACTGTTTACGACAACGCAGCAACACTTAGGATATACGGCGGTCATCGTCAGTCACGATATTCCACAGATTTTTACCCTTGCTGATCAAATTATTCTGGTTAATAAAGGTGAGTTGGATGTTTTTGCAGATGCAACACAGATTTCCTGCTCTTCCAAGCCGGAAATTCGTGAATTTGCCCGAATGGTGATGGGGCAGTAA
- a CDS encoding YceD family protein, translating into MLVRLSEIPPGGSHIEMRSVKGFDGMSEVVAMPESLHVTGMLKRKGENKAELQGRLAVILQLDCDRCLALYELKVDTALQLLFEYETDASWRLRDLEGKITAVDTIILDEPVIDLNEAVRQQLFLMVPMKKLCSEECKGICAWCGGNRNQVLCKCDREHSKSPFAILTHIKK; encoded by the coding sequence ATGTTGGTTCGATTAAGTGAAATCCCTCCTGGCGGCAGTCACATCGAAATGCGTAGTGTTAAGGGATTTGACGGGATGTCCGAGGTTGTGGCAATGCCGGAGTCCCTGCATGTGACAGGGATGTTAAAACGTAAGGGAGAGAACAAAGCGGAGTTGCAGGGACGACTCGCTGTTATCCTTCAGCTGGACTGTGATCGTTGTTTAGCTTTGTATGAACTGAAGGTGGATACAGCACTGCAGCTGCTTTTTGAGTATGAGACAGATGCATCGTGGCGATTGCGGGACCTGGAAGGTAAGATAACGGCTGTTGATACAATTATCTTAGATGAACCGGTTATTGATCTCAACGAGGCTGTTCGTCAGCAGTTATTTTTGATGGTGCCCATGAAAAAACTGTGTTCGGAAGAGTGTAAAGGGATTTGTGCCTGGTGTGGCGGCAATCGTAACCAGGTTTTGTGCAAATGTGACCGCGAGCATTCAAAGTCGCCATTTGCAATACTGACACATATAAAAAAATAA